A DNA window from Enterobacter asburiae contains the following coding sequences:
- the aroK gene encoding shikimate kinase AroK, whose translation MAEKRNIFLVGPMGAGKSTIGRQLAQQLNMEFYDSDQEIEKRTGADVGWVFDVEGEEGFRDREEKVINELTEKQGIVLATGGGSVKSRETRNRLSARGVVVYLETTIEKQLARTQRDKKRPLLQVETPPREVLEALADERNPLYEEIADVTIRTDDQSAKVVANQIIHMLESN comes from the coding sequence ATGGCAGAGAAACGCAATATCTTTCTGGTTGGGCCTATGGGTGCCGGCAAAAGCACTATTGGGCGTCAGTTAGCTCAACAACTCAATATGGAATTTTACGATTCTGATCAAGAGATTGAGAAACGAACCGGAGCTGATGTGGGCTGGGTTTTCGATGTAGAAGGCGAAGAAGGTTTCCGTGACCGAGAAGAAAAAGTGATCAACGAACTCACGGAAAAACAGGGCATCGTTCTGGCAACAGGCGGCGGTTCTGTGAAATCTCGCGAAACCCGTAACCGTCTCTCCGCCCGTGGCGTAGTGGTCTATCTTGAGACGACCATCGAGAAACAGCTGGCACGTACGCAGCGCGATAAAAAGCGCCCGCTGCTGCAGGTTGAAACGCCACCACGCGAAGTTCTGGAAGCGTTGGCCGATGAACGCAATCCGCTGTATGAAGAGATTGCCGACGTGACCATTCGTACTGACGACCAGAGCGCTAAAGTGGTTGCAAACCAGATTATTCATATGCTGGAAAGCAACTGA
- the hofQ gene encoding DNA uptake porin HofQ, which yields MLWLLAFSHPLWAAAPKPVTLVVDDVPVVQVLQSLVAQENRNLVISPDVGGSLSLNLTRVPWRQALQTVVTSAGLVLREEGGIFYVHTAAWQREQQERSEQERTRRQLEAPLVSHSLAFSYADAGELQKDAEKLLSPKGSLSLDKRTNRLLIRDNQTVVETLQRWAAQMDIPVEQVELAAHIVTINEKSLRELGVKWNLADAADAGKVGQLTTLGSDLSVASATSHVGFNIGRINGRLLDLELSALEQKQQVDIIASPRLLASHMQPASIKQGSEIPYQVSSGESGATSVEFKEAVLGMEVTPVVLPGGRVRLKLHISENMPGQVLQQADGETLAIDKQEIETQVEVKSGETLALGGIFSQKNKTGSDSVPGLGKIPWLGQLFRHDGKDNERRELVVFITPRLVGIR from the coding sequence ATGCTGTGGCTGCTGGCGTTCAGCCATCCGCTGTGGGCCGCCGCGCCAAAACCGGTCACGCTGGTGGTGGATGACGTGCCTGTAGTCCAGGTGCTGCAGAGCCTGGTCGCACAGGAGAACCGAAATCTGGTGATATCGCCTGACGTCGGCGGCTCGCTTTCGCTCAACCTGACGCGCGTCCCCTGGCGGCAAGCGTTACAAACGGTTGTCACCAGCGCTGGCCTCGTTTTGCGAGAGGAGGGCGGCATTTTTTATGTTCATACCGCGGCCTGGCAGCGTGAACAGCAGGAGCGCTCAGAACAGGAGCGAACGCGTCGACAGCTTGAGGCGCCGCTGGTTTCTCACAGCCTCGCTTTCTCCTATGCCGATGCCGGAGAGCTGCAAAAAGACGCTGAAAAACTCCTGAGCCCAAAGGGAAGTTTGTCTCTCGACAAACGCACCAACCGGCTGCTGATTCGCGATAACCAGACGGTGGTGGAGACGCTGCAGCGCTGGGCCGCTCAGATGGATATTCCTGTCGAACAGGTCGAGCTGGCGGCGCATATTGTGACCATTAATGAAAAAAGCCTGCGTGAGCTGGGAGTGAAATGGAATCTCGCCGACGCCGCCGACGCGGGAAAGGTTGGCCAGCTCACCACGCTTGGCAGCGATCTTTCCGTCGCCAGCGCCACCAGCCACGTGGGTTTTAACATCGGACGGATCAATGGTCGGCTGCTGGATCTGGAGCTCTCTGCGCTGGAGCAAAAACAGCAGGTCGATATCATCGCCAGCCCGCGGCTGCTGGCCTCGCATATGCAACCGGCCAGCATCAAGCAGGGGAGTGAAATACCGTATCAGGTCTCAAGCGGTGAAAGCGGCGCAACCTCCGTTGAGTTTAAAGAGGCGGTATTAGGGATGGAGGTCACGCCGGTGGTCTTACCGGGAGGGCGCGTGCGCCTGAAATTGCACATCAGTGAAAATATGCCGGGACAGGTTCTGCAGCAGGCGGACGGCGAAACGCTGGCGATCGACAAACAGGAGATAGAAACCCAGGTGGAGGTAAAAAGTGGAGAAACGCTGGCGTTGGGCGGAATTTTTTCGCAGAAGAACAAAACCGGCAGCGACAGCGTGCCGGGGCTGGGGAAAATCCCCTGGCTTGGGCAGCTTTTTCGCCACGATGGGAAGGATAATGAACGGCGCGAGCTAGTGGTGTTTATTACACCACGTCTGGTCGGTATTCGCTGA
- a CDS encoding HofP DNA utilization family protein, whose protein sequence is MRNSARYLLVCSALLLTGMRDPFRPPDDPCAIGELAQWRYRGMVGGQQAIGILQDGQKRWYRLKMHERFPAGWTITAINETELVVDVGDTCEPGKWTWQREGTNKNEFTDNAVAAGVQPSAVGRRAKTGHAGGG, encoded by the coding sequence ATGCGAAATAGCGCGCGATATTTGCTGGTTTGCTCAGCGCTGCTATTGACCGGCATGCGCGATCCGTTTCGCCCGCCGGACGATCCCTGCGCCATTGGCGAGCTGGCGCAGTGGCGCTATCGCGGCATGGTGGGAGGACAGCAGGCTATCGGTATTTTACAGGATGGGCAAAAGCGCTGGTACCGCCTGAAAATGCATGAGCGCTTCCCGGCAGGCTGGACGATAACAGCCATAAATGAAACGGAACTGGTTGTTGATGTGGGTGACACATGTGAACCAGGAAAATGGACGTGGCAACGAGAAGGAACGAATAAGAATGAATTTACGGATAATGCTGTGGCTGCTGGCGTTCAGCCATCCGCTGTGGGCCGCCGCGCCAAAACCGGTCACGCTGGTGGTGGATGA
- a CDS encoding HofO produces the protein MDTLLERWCESRPWYRVLFWCLGSLLAGLAAWGTLLRPLDRQCAERQRQLIQDARTNAALWPVVRKVPFLTETTEIRELTPFSPLDFQGDNATLVHWKPLQNGGELMLEVEWQALPALFSRLAQRDVQIAAFAIAPQGTALRLRLELEHAK, from the coding sequence ATGGATACCCTGTTAGAACGCTGGTGCGAAAGCCGTCCCTGGTATCGGGTGCTTTTCTGGTGTCTGGGGAGTCTCCTGGCAGGACTGGCCGCGTGGGGCACCTTGCTCAGACCGCTGGACAGGCAGTGTGCTGAACGACAGCGACAGCTGATTCAGGACGCGAGGACGAACGCGGCGTTATGGCCTGTCGTCAGAAAGGTGCCGTTTCTTACGGAAACAACGGAAATACGCGAGCTGACGCCGTTTTCCCCGCTCGATTTTCAGGGTGATAACGCGACGCTGGTTCACTGGAAGCCGCTGCAGAACGGAGGGGAACTGATGCTGGAGGTGGAGTGGCAGGCTCTCCCGGCGCTTTTTTCCCGGCTGGCGCAGCGGGATGTGCAGATCGCCGCTTTCGCGATTGCCCCACAAGGTACAGCGTTGCGCCTGCGGCTGGAGCTGGAACATGCGAAATAG
- a CDS encoding PilN domain-containing protein — MSLMNFLPWRQQRRARCLRFWGAMCVGTVLLMFAIIFCLRINPVMRLHALQTELTGMQTVQHALASRQKLASQAQKPAQTRQQRAWQPVLESLSRATPSQVWLTELRYQPPALMLSGYAITLPALSALRDALGQIAGFTPGTAGELRQDSQGRWMFTLHLKSEG, encoded by the coding sequence ATGAGCCTCATGAACTTTCTGCCCTGGCGACAGCAGCGGCGCGCACGATGCCTGCGTTTCTGGGGGGCAATGTGTGTCGGCACCGTGCTGTTGATGTTCGCGATCATTTTCTGCCTGCGGATAAACCCTGTTATGAGGCTGCACGCGCTGCAAACGGAGCTGACGGGAATGCAGACCGTGCAGCATGCGCTTGCCTCCCGGCAGAAACTCGCCTCACAGGCGCAGAAGCCAGCGCAGACACGTCAACAACGCGCATGGCAGCCGGTGCTGGAATCCCTTTCCCGCGCCACTCCTTCACAGGTCTGGCTGACAGAGCTTCGCTATCAGCCTCCTGCTCTGATGTTGAGTGGGTATGCCATAACCCTGCCAGCCCTGTCTGCTCTGCGCGATGCGCTGGGCCAAATAGCGGGTTTTACGCCCGGAACGGCGGGTGAGCTTCGGCAGGACAGCCAGGGGCGCTGGATGTTCACCCTCCATCTTAAAAGCGAGGGGTAA
- the pilM gene encoding pilus assembly protein PilM, with amino-acid sequence MAFKTWQTGVHIQQDRVQIVALTREKSGWCLRRWWAIPLDEGIIRDGKICQPERLVDALRDWRKTLPHYHRVFLSFPAARTLQRSLPRPTVALRDSEQLSWLGAALARELEMSADTLCFDYAQDTFSNTFHVTAAQNNEVDTLLALAKTLRLRLVAITPDASALANLLPAVAPATCVAWRDERQWLWAMRHQWGRRFTTEAESVAELAALLALGPDDIALFDNRRDPWEILERCQAPLPDCGADYTVALALAMSEVPR; translated from the coding sequence ATGGCTTTCAAAACATGGCAAACGGGCGTTCATATTCAACAGGATAGGGTGCAGATCGTCGCCTTGACCCGGGAGAAGTCGGGCTGGTGCTTGCGCCGCTGGTGGGCGATTCCTCTGGACGAGGGCATCATTCGTGACGGCAAAATTTGTCAGCCAGAACGGCTGGTTGATGCGTTACGCGACTGGCGGAAAACGCTGCCGCACTACCATCGGGTGTTCCTCTCTTTCCCGGCAGCACGCACCCTGCAACGGTCGCTCCCCCGTCCGACCGTTGCGCTGCGCGACAGCGAGCAGCTCTCATGGCTTGGCGCGGCGCTCGCGCGCGAACTGGAGATGTCTGCCGATACGCTCTGTTTCGATTACGCGCAGGATACCTTCAGCAATACCTTTCACGTGACCGCCGCGCAAAACAACGAGGTTGATACCCTACTGGCGCTGGCGAAAACGCTGCGTTTGCGGCTGGTGGCCATTACGCCGGATGCCAGCGCGCTGGCGAATCTTCTTCCTGCGGTGGCGCCAGCGACGTGCGTCGCCTGGCGCGACGAGCGGCAGTGGCTGTGGGCGATGCGTCACCAGTGGGGACGCCGCTTTACCACAGAAGCCGAAAGCGTGGCCGAGCTGGCGGCGCTGCTGGCGCTTGGTCCGGATGACATCGCGCTGTTTGATAACCGACGTGACCCGTGGGAAATCCTGGAGCGCTGCCAGGCCCCGCTACCGGACTGCGGCGCTGATTATACCGTTGCGCTGGCGCTGGCCATGAGCGAGGTGCCCAGATGA